One genomic window of Ottowia oryzae includes the following:
- the cobA gene encoding uroporphyrinogen-III C-methyltransferase, whose product MSDATQDPPSAPAVPPKRLGRVALVGAGPGDPDLLTFMAVKALQAATVVLVDDLVSDAVLALVPPSARITYVGKRGGCRSTPQPAIERLMIDAALAGESVVRLKGGDPFIFGRGGEEVESLRAAGIEPEVVNGITAGLAAMTSLGAPLTHREYAQGVVFVTGHPQKNGPGIDWPQLAAAAQALHLTLVIYMGIRNAEHIQHGLLHGLPASTPVAVIERASLPTQRQCLTTLGALVHALHEHGLGSPAVVVVGDVVRGVRAALREGSASAG is encoded by the coding sequence ATGAGCGATGCGACCCAAGACCCGCCCAGCGCCCCCGCCGTGCCGCCCAAGCGCCTCGGCCGGGTCGCGCTGGTAGGCGCCGGCCCGGGCGACCCGGATCTGCTCACCTTCATGGCCGTCAAGGCCCTGCAGGCCGCCACCGTGGTGCTGGTGGACGACCTGGTCAGCGACGCGGTGCTGGCCCTGGTGCCCCCCAGCGCCCGCATCACCTACGTGGGCAAGCGTGGCGGCTGCCGCAGCACCCCGCAGCCCGCCATCGAGCGGCTGATGATCGACGCCGCGCTCGCCGGTGAAAGCGTGGTGCGCCTCAAGGGCGGCGACCCCTTCATTTTTGGCCGCGGCGGCGAAGAGGTGGAAAGCCTGCGCGCGGCGGGCATCGAGCCGGAAGTGGTCAACGGCATCACCGCTGGCCTGGCGGCCATGACCAGCCTGGGCGCACCGCTGACGCACCGCGAGTACGCGCAGGGTGTGGTGTTCGTCACCGGCCACCCGCAAAAGAACGGCCCCGGCATCGACTGGCCGCAGCTGGCCGCCGCAGCGCAGGCGCTGCACCTGACGCTGGTGATCTACATGGGCATCCGCAACGCCGAGCACATCCAGCACGGCCTGCTGCACGGCCTGCCCGCCAGCACCCCCGTCGCCGTGATCGAACGCGCCAGCCTGCCCACACAGCGCCAGTGCCTGACGACGCTGGGCGCGTTGGTGCATGCGCTGCACGAACACGGGCTGGGCAGCCCGGCGGTGGTGGTGGTGGGGGATGTGGTGCGGGGTGTGAGGGCGGCTTTGCGGGAAGGTAGCGCTTCGGCGGGCTGA
- the ybiB gene encoding DNA-binding protein YbiB gives MGISPYLKVIGRGRDGARALTREQAADLLGQVLDGFCTDLEIGAFCIAMRVKGETPQEMAGFLDAVAARMKHVPASDRPVVVLPSYNGARKLPVLTPLLGMMLARKGLPVLIHGTPTEDARVTSLEALSVIGITPQRPDSVIESGRLHYVDTRELLPGLKQLLDVRRTIGLRNSGHSLVKLMNPVAGTALVVGSYTHPEYFESMAATFELMGSNAMLLRGTEGEPVADPRRTPRMDVYINGQVRLVDEGRSGPLASLPSLPRLIDPITTATYMRGVLEGLVPIPEPIVIQTDHIVRACKAIEAAGDPSLLGPLTA, from the coding sequence ATGGGAATCAGCCCCTACCTGAAAGTGATCGGCCGCGGCCGCGATGGCGCGCGCGCCCTCACGCGCGAACAGGCCGCCGACTTGCTGGGCCAGGTTCTGGACGGCTTTTGCACCGATCTGGAAATCGGCGCCTTCTGCATCGCCATGCGCGTCAAGGGCGAAACGCCGCAAGAGATGGCCGGCTTCCTCGACGCCGTGGCCGCCCGCATGAAGCACGTGCCCGCCAGCGACCGCCCCGTGGTCGTGCTGCCCAGCTACAACGGCGCGCGCAAGCTGCCGGTGCTCACCCCGCTGCTTGGCATGATGCTGGCGCGCAAGGGCCTGCCGGTGCTGATCCACGGCACCCCCACCGAGGACGCGCGCGTCACCTCGCTGGAAGCGCTGTCGGTGATCGGCATCACGCCGCAGCGCCCCGACAGCGTCATCGAATCCGGGCGCCTGCACTACGTGGACACGCGCGAGCTGCTGCCCGGCCTCAAGCAACTGCTGGACGTGCGCCGCACGATCGGCCTGCGCAACAGCGGGCACAGCCTGGTCAAGCTGATGAACCCCGTGGCCGGCACGGCGCTGGTGGTGGGCAGCTACACGCACCCCGAATACTTCGAATCCATGGCCGCCACGTTCGAGCTGATGGGCAGCAACGCCATGCTGCTGCGCGGCACCGAGGGCGAGCCCGTGGCCGACCCGCGCCGCACCCCACGCATGGACGTGTACATCAACGGCCAGGTGCGCCTGGTGGACGAAGGGCGCAGCGGCCCGCTGGCCAGCCTGCCCTCGCTGCCGCGGCTGATCGACCCGATCACCACCGCCACCTACATGCGCGGCGTGCTGGAAGGGCTGGTGCCCATTCCCGAGCCCATCGTCATCCAGACCGACCACATCGTGCGCGCCTGCAAGGCCATCGAAGCGGCGGGCGACCCATCTCTGCTGGGCCCGCTGACCGCATGA
- a CDS encoding thioredoxin family protein: MSHSLTDPDLLALLSDTLNGAAAPAGAAGAVICLCAQWCGTCREFATGFQQAAQAHPGLVFRWVDVEDESAAVGDLDVETFPTLVIGAADGGVRFAGPVLPQAAQIPRLLKSLGL, translated from the coding sequence ATGAGCCATTCCCTGACCGACCCTGACCTGCTGGCCCTGCTGTCCGACACGCTGAATGGCGCGGCCGCGCCCGCGGGAGCGGCGGGGGCCGTCATCTGCCTGTGCGCCCAGTGGTGCGGCACCTGCCGCGAATTCGCCACCGGCTTTCAGCAGGCGGCCCAGGCCCACCCCGGGCTGGTCTTCCGCTGGGTGGACGTCGAGGATGAATCCGCTGCTGTGGGCGATCTGGACGTGGAAACCTTCCCCACCCTGGTGATTGGCGCGGCCGACGGCGGCGTGCGCTTTGCCGGGCCCGTGCTGCCGCAGGCAGCGCAAATCCCCCGGCTGCTCAAAAGCCTGGGTTTGTAA
- a CDS encoding extracellular solute-binding protein, whose translation MTAESLALISSKATQKLLGELLGQYRQAHPGVPVTPESVGGVDAAKRVQAGEALDGVLLASDAIDRLIASGHVLPGSRVDWVRSGVAVAVPAGAPHPDIGTEAAVRQAVQAARTIGYSTGPSGVALAQLFARWGLADEVTAKLVTPPPGTPVGQLIAQGEVSLGFQQLSELMDLPGIDVLGPLPDAVQITTVFSGGVAATSRQPDAVRALLAFLASAPAAPAKLACGMAPL comes from the coding sequence ATGACCGCCGAATCTCTCGCGCTTATCTCATCCAAGGCCACCCAGAAGCTGCTGGGCGAGTTGCTGGGCCAGTACCGGCAGGCGCACCCCGGCGTACCCGTCACGCCGGAATCGGTGGGCGGCGTGGATGCGGCCAAGCGCGTGCAGGCGGGCGAGGCGCTGGACGGCGTGCTGCTGGCCAGCGACGCGATCGACAGACTGATCGCCAGCGGCCACGTGCTGCCGGGCAGCCGCGTCGACTGGGTGCGCTCTGGCGTGGCGGTGGCCGTGCCGGCGGGCGCGCCGCACCCGGACATCGGCACCGAAGCCGCCGTGCGCCAGGCGGTGCAGGCCGCGCGCACCATCGGCTATTCAACAGGTCCGAGCGGCGTGGCGCTGGCCCAGCTGTTTGCCCGCTGGGGCCTGGCGGACGAGGTGACCGCCAAGCTGGTCACCCCGCCACCGGGCACGCCCGTGGGCCAGCTGATCGCCCAGGGCGAGGTGTCGCTGGGCTTTCAGCAGCTGAGCGAGCTGATGGACTTGCCGGGCATCGACGTGCTGGGCCCGCTGCCGGATGCGGTTCAGATCACCACCGTGTTCTCAGGCGGCGTGGCGGCCACGTCGCGCCAGCCGGACGCCGTGCGCGCGCTGCTGGCGTTTCTGGCGTCTGCACCCGCCGCCCCAGCCAAGCTGGCCTGCGGCATGGCGCCGTTGTGA